One Fusarium poae strain DAOMC 252244 chromosome 4, whole genome shotgun sequence DNA window includes the following coding sequences:
- a CDS encoding hypothetical protein (TransMembrane:2 (o332-351i391-410o)): MLLNSRGERVYVGGAASISFLQIVRNLVSQQIGPSAFSHNEKSDTMLEIESPTATTHDNEVPRLSQSQKNGFSNIFDAVTEGLIHIFDEEIMGFQLAFLPEDNPHRITPQRQATLDLVMAIGAQCESLESSRTIGQAYFRRARSQAFVGFLEDPDLEMVRIFILMAFYMLGECRRNAAFMYLGIAAKAALALGLHSRESYGEKPDEKDLAKLRVWLSVCILDKLVNSLLGRPSASAQIRSDSKLDDLVQPDDLITERLMAANKISSIINDVTDTLYDQKKVTTPIVEKFLQDIESWKRSLPDSVDLPRGISYPLRGESLRDGAIGRVHVSCLYYLAVMLVTRPFLVSTLIAKPLAKGAHSQLAAACLDAAMYLSQTCVETLDAGELMGNMCIMKALVFASGLILGLQIFAKHPAEADIMDAFQSAKRVLGHLSTQSPQAAHYLDILTTLSGAIDKRRSSESSTGRSRYVSKLCSLYSQASRAEPVVAEAFPFVYAHSVAEDIVVDDAMQDWVFRESEGGEEGGDFSLDWESLNVSLWDTYPFLS; this comes from the exons ATGCTGTTGAACTCGCGTGGCGAGAGAG TTTACGTCGGAGGCGCTGCCTCGATATCGTTCTTACAAATTGTTCGCAATCTCGTATCTCAACAAATCGGACCCTCGGCATTTTCTCATAATGAAAAGAGCGATACTATGCTTGAGATTGAATCACCAACCGCCACAACACACGATAATGAAGTCCCAAGGTTAAGTCAAAGCCAAAAGAATGGATTCTCAAACATTTTTGACGCGGTG ACCGAAGGATTAATCCACATCTTTGACGAAGAAATAATGGGATTTCAACTCGCATTCCTACCCGAAGACAACCCTCATCGAATTACACCTCAAAGACAAGCCACTTTGGATTTAGTAATGGCAATCGGCGCGCAATGCGAATCCCTTGAGAGCTCCCGAACAATAGGCCAAGCCTACTTCCGCAGAGCCCGTAGCCAAGCCTTTGTAGGCTTTCTTGAAGATCCGGACCTTGAAATGGTGCGCATATTCATCCTCATGGCATTTTATATGCTGGGCGAGTGTCGAAGAAACGCAGCATTTATGTATCTCGGTATAGCTGCAAAAGCGGCTCTAGCTCTGGGGTTGCATAGTCGGGAATCCTATGGAGAGAAGCCAGACGAGAAAGATCTAGCAAA ACTACGTGTTTGGTTGAGCGTATGCATCCTTGATAAACTTGTCAACTCACTTCTCGGCCGCCCATCCGCTTCAGCCCAGATCCGATCGGATAGCAAACTTGACGACCTTGTACAACCAGACGACCTGATAACAGAACGTTTAATGGCGGCAAATAAAATATCCTCCATAATAAACGATGTGACTGACACGCTATACGATCAGAAAAAAGTCACAACCCCGATAGTGGAAAAATTCCTACAGGACATCGAGAGTTGGAAACGATCTCTCCCTGACTCAGTGGATCTACCAAGAGGAATATCATATCCACTACGAGGAGAATCACTACGGGATGGGGCTATTGGTAGGGTGCATGTATCGTGCTTGTACTATCTAGCCGTCATGTTGGTTACAAGGCCGTTCCTCGTATCGACTTTAATAGCAAAGCCGCTTGCCAAGGGAGCACATTCACAATTAGCGGCAGCTTGTCTTGATGCCGCCATGTATCTGTCACAAACATGTGTCGAGACCCTAGACGCTGGGGAATTGATGGGAAACATGTGTATTATGAA GGCTCTTGTCTTTGCCTCGGGACTAATACTGGGCCTCCAAATCTTCGCAAAACACCCTGCTGAAGCAGACATAATGGACGCATTCCAGAGCGCAAAACGAGTCTTGGGACACTTGTCAACTCAAAGTCCACAAGCAGCGCATTACCTCGACATTCTGACAACCCTTTCGGGAGCGATTGACAAACGTCGGTCATCGGAATCATCCACGGGCAGAAGTCGCTACGTATCAAAACTATGCAGTTTGTATTCACAGGCTTCACGGGCAGAACCTGTTGTGGCTGAAGCATTTCCGTTTGTGTATGCTCACAGCGTAGCCGAAGATATAGTGGTTGATGATGCGATGCAGGACTGGGTGTTTCGAGAGTCAGAGGGTGGTGAAGAGGGTGGTGACTTTAGTTTGGATTGGGAGAGTTTGAACGTTTCTTTGTGGGATACGTATCCATTCCTCTCATGA